CCTTGCGCAGGGCACCATCAACGACAGCAACATGGCATATCACCCCTCTGTATTCATCAAAATACGAATCAAGTAAAAGCATACGCAAAGGAGAATCACTCTTCCCAGGAGGTGGAGGTATACGCTCTATGACTGCTGGAAGAACATGTTCAAGACCCATCCCAGTTTTAGCCGATGTTAGCAATGCATCGTCTGGGTCAAGATCAAACATCGATTTCAATTGCGATTTAACACGGTCGGGATCAGCAGTTGGCTGATCTATCTTGTTTATGACAGGTATAATTGATAAGTTAGATTCAAAGGCAAGGTAAAAGTTAGCGACGGTTTGTGCTTGAACTCCTTGAGCTGCATCAACAACCAAAAGCACGCCTTGACAAGCAGCTAGTGACCTTGACACTTCATAACTGAAATCTACATGTCCAGGAGTGTCGATAAGATTCAGCAAATAATTAGGTGATTCCTTTCCATCAATAGAATCAACACCATTTATGATGTTCTTATAGAACATTGTTGCTGTCTGAGCTTTAACCGTGATCCCCCTTTCTCTCTCCACCTAGAACAAAGTTCAAACTTCACCAATTAGGTAACGTATGACATAAAAGCCAAGAAACATACAAGTACTGTCATGTTTGGTTCTATGTTGTTAATCTCAGACAGCTTTGTGCAGCACTGACCCCCGAAATGCTATTGCGTTATAGCAGATAGCGGGAGTAACTAACATAATAAACTTCCAACTAATCATAACTAAATGGCAAACTACCTAACATAATGAATATACACTTAAAACAGTTTTTGTAAATGCCATAAGCTAGTAGTGTTTTCATAGGCTATGCCAATTTTTGTCATAAATGTGTATGCCAATAACTAACCTCCAATAACCAATTCAAACAAACCCTATAACCTACCTACAACTAATACTTTTGACTGAATGCATCCGATCCAACACTTCAAAACGACATGTGTGAACGCACAACACCAACTTGACACTAGCTCATATAGTTAGTTTCATACAATCACTATCAAATTTACAAATTAGCCTTCAGTGTCTACATGTCAATGCCGATGTTCAGAGTTAGTGCTTCATGGAATATAACAAGGGATAAAATTTGAATCTTTTTTCTCTTCAAAACCAACACATTGTCCCATTCTACATCCTACTTAACCCAAAATACATACATGAAAAAAGCAACAACTTTGAACAACACCCATTTCACATAACATCACAAACAACCATACCCACATAAAAAAATAGCTAATTTATAACAAAACCTGCAATTTATCAAGATACTGAGGCTGCCCAAGTCCTTTCTTAATAGTCCCAGTAAGTTCCAAAAGCCGATCAGCAAGAGTAGATTTTCCATGATCCACATGCGCAATTATCGAGAAATTCCTCACAAGCTCTGGAGGGTACTGACTCAAATCTATAACAGCTTTCTCCTTGGTGCTACTTTGACGTGATTGGGTACAGAAAAGTGCACGAGTTAAGGAAAATCGTTGATGTGTTATTCTACTTGTTAATGGTgtcaaattgaaattgaaattgaatagGAGTGAAATGCAATTTGATtggtttagggtttttgaagctTTTCTTAGATAACCCATTTCAGGGTTTTTGAGGTTTTTGGTTAATGGAactgtgttttgttttgttcaacATTGATGAAAAGGGGAAGGTTTGCTTCACTATGATACGACGTCGTTTTTGGTATGCATAACAAAGATATAGATTGGGCTGGATTTCCATGAGAATGTGGGCTTATTTTAGAGGAATCACTATTTACACCCCTTGTTTACTTTTATCTTATGTTTAATCTTTTGACAATGGCAAGGTTCCAATTCCAAGTTTGAATTCAAATGTTAGCAAACAATATCAGATTCTTTTgtaatttagtttaaaaaaaaaaaagaggaaaaaagtgTCCAATATTTCTTAagtacaaataaatttaaaacaataaaaagtaATCCAATCAAGTCTGAAATATTGTCATGCAAATCCAAATAATTCAGCTACTTGCTTCATAATTCAACTCCATCAAATTTATTGTTGTTATGCAAGGCTCGAGAACACCATAAAGTACTCGTTCTTTTAAGAATGGGAAATTAGATCCAACGACTATATCTAATATGTGTCTCACGTCACGCAGAAGGTTTTAACCACTcttaatatataaaaagaaatacaTTTCATTTCAAGTATTCAATTCACAGTCACACTTACTTTACTTTTTATTCTCTTAGTGATTTGTGCATTAGAGTGTTAGCATTGCAGGTCAACCCCTTCTACACTGTACCAGAAGCACAAATTCATCATAACAAGCAATTCCCTTATCATTTTAATGACCATTTCTAGTTCTAAACCAAATAGTGAAGTCGTCTATGGGAATTGACATTTGATTCCTACAAATTTCATGAGGAACAACCGAACAACTATTTCTCCCTCGCATATCCAGATCTACGATTCTTTCGTCTCAAACACTAATCTCTTCGCGAACAATATGATACCAAATTCTCAAAGCTATAATGAATTCGGTAGCAACTCGATCTTTCAAAGCTGTCCTTGCACCTGCAGAAGCTAGTAAGGCTCATCCTCTTCCACCGAAGATAGACGATCATGTCATTGTAACTTGTCCTTCCATTTCAACGCTGCAAGATCATGCTCCTCCAAGAATCAACCTGGAGGATTCCAAGCTTTTCTAACTTTACAACATTAATTCAAGTAACTCCATTTAAAATTAGAAGGACATTCATCTAAGAAAAAGTCATCTGAAAGGCATCAAAGTAATTTAGATGGCACGAGACTCAAATGAACCAGATGGAAAATGCATACTTTTGGGAGTTTATACTTTAGttctctttttcaaacttttttctgTTTTAGGTTAATAGGTTAAGTTTCATCTATTCTACCTGGCAAATGTATTTTTTCAAAGTAATTCTCAAATGTATTTTATTCACAAGAGTTTATTTTTACTTATGTTTTGTTACAGAAGAAGTACATAAATTATTTAAACACAAAAGGCAAATAGCGAGGTTCCACCGGTATAGTTAGAGAAAACTCCTGCAGAGACATTATATCCATGACCCGAATAAACACATCCGTTGTTAATTGACATGCCTCCATACACACTACCTCCAGTTGCATAGGACCATAAAATTTTCCCATTTCTCGCATTCATTGCATATAAATGTCCTGATAAATCGGTCGATCCACCAAAAAGAACTTTGTTCGCCATACTAACCGGGCCACTAACAGTACTATTTGCAGGGTTAGCAGTCGACCAAAGAATTTCTCCATTTCTAGAATCCATTGCCACCCATCCTCCAGTGGTTGTGTTCTTGTTTGATGGTAAAAGTTGGAAATTATCTTTATCTGAATTTGCACTATTGGTATAAACTCTTTTTTCATCTGTCGATGCACCCCATATTCCACCTCCACCGTTTCCACTAGGCCCTACTTGCTGTAATGTTTCAAGTCCATTGTGAGGTTAGTTTACACATTCAATACAATGTTGCATATTAttgttgaaacttgaaagttATGATTTTAGAAGATACGAGAGAGTGTAAATTACCTTAAACCATTGAAGGGTTCCGTTGTCGCGATCAAGCGCCCATGCGAATCCACTTTTCTGAACAGCAACAACAATATCTTTCTTTGTTCCATTTACACGTGTAGTTAACATCACCGGCGCCTCTCCGAAATCAGAATCTGGTAAAGGACCTGGAGGCGGACAACCAGGAGTTGAAGCATTGTTACACGCGATAAACCATACATCCAACCCTCCTAATTGTTTGTACCATTTGATATCACCAGTGTCCAAATCAAGGGCCAACATTGAATTCGAGTGGTTTTCTGGTTCAATACACTCGTCCGTTTCAACCGGAGTAGTTTGATTATTTTGTCTATCTTGACAATCAAGTATGTTTTTCGGAGCAGAATAGAGATTTCCAGTGGCGATATAGACATGTTTTCTATATACATCAATAGAAGGACTACTTCCCCAAATGGCCGCGCCTGCATATTGATCTCGTTTTCCTTTGTTATCGGGTAACATATAGGTTTGCCATAAAATGGCACCGGTTTTAACATCAAGTTTTACAAAGCTTCCACGAAATGTACAACATTTATCAATTGCTACCAATTCTTCTAGTGAAGATGTTCCAACATAGTAACTCCTATACAAAGAGTTTAGCATAATTACAATTGaggtaaaaaaaaaagttaactgaaatcatcataaaaaaaaaaaaaatcaagtgaaCCAACTACAAATCGATCCAAAGTTCAATCAAGTTACGAACCAATTcaatccgatttttaaaacattgaaaaAGAAGATCAAGAATAAGAGATACTAACCCATTGTAATATGTTCCCGACATGGTAACAAATGACCTATAATGACTTTCCAACCTTGTCAACCAAACAAGCTCCCCATTTGTTCTATTCAAACCAACAACAACAGCAGGCCCATAAATTCCCAAAATCAACAAATCTCCAGCCACACTTGGACTCACTCTAGAAACTGTTCCATTTGCATTAAAAATAAAGACAGTTGCATTTAAGCCTGTCAATTCCTTCAAATTTTTCTCCCAAACAAGTGACCCATCATCTTCTTTTATTGCATAAACATTACCATTCCAGCTTGGAAAATATATTACACCATCATATATCGTCGGTGTCGCCGTAATATCTTGCCCAGCAAAGAATTTCCACTTCAATCGTAGTTTATGAACCGTTTTCGGACTGATTTTGTATTCTTCGTTCGCGTATCTTCGGTTGAGCAAATCTCCACCATGGCTTAGCCACTAATAAACAATAAATTACCAGATTATACAGAAATAGCAGACAAACCGTACAACAAATAATATGATAGTTTGAGAAGAGTTATATCTTACATTTGATTCTGCAGAAACTATTGCAACATGAAcacaaaataaaagtaaacaaagaaaaatattgtCAATATTCGACATGTTCTTGAACGTGAAGATGGTGTGTATAGAAAGTTGATTTAAAATTATgtaatatgagaagatatcataGGTTATATATAGCCAATGGTACACCAGGTACACATGAAgcaattgttttatttaattattgaaatACTTTGTCAAAGAAAGAGACAATGAAAATGTAGACATGTCAATTATAGTTGAGAGAGATACAATTATAGTTGAGAGAGATAGGGCTGTTCAAAAACAACAATGAACCGAATCATACCGCTAAATCAAACACTACTGAAGTTAAAATAACCGAACCGTTTTATTTGGTCAGTGAAccaaattatattatataaacaGTTCTAAAACCGAATCAAAACTGTAATTGAATTGAACCGAATCTATAGCCGAACTGAaccaaaaatgaaaatgaaaaatacataatataaattttaatttttttaaaattaaaaaataatttaatggttCGGTTCTTTAATAAGCGGTTTGGTTTGAGAAAAATTAACATTTAACGGTTTGGTttggaaaaaattaatatttaacaatttggtatggtttgaaattttgaaatggtATACCAAACCAATTATTATGGTTCGGTTCAGTTCCGAGTAAATTAAAACGGTTCAGTTCAGATCGAGTCCATTTTTATTATAATTCGGTTCGATTTGATTTTTACCGTAAACCATACCATACCATGAACCACCTTAGATAGAGATACTTGGATTTTATTGATATTGGGTATAAGTCTTAAATTTTGAAGCTGTTAAATGTGCATTTCCtactttaattttcttgcaagcaaaaataaaaatgtacatTTTATGTGAGGTTGTACACCTAAACACCCTATTGAAAATGATATTCCATGCATCTTACTCAAAGTTGCATTTGCACACCCTAAATCTAAGGAATGACCAATTCTTTTCAATTTAATGCttgatttattatttaatattgtaatAATTATCACTTACCACCCACGATTCCTTTTGTTCTTGTCAAACACTAATAATTTCCTTTTAATTCAATTTGCAAATTCATGTCTCATTTGCAATCCAAGAACAATGGAACTTATGAACACATGATCTGAGGTGGGGATCCTTTCTTTACCCCTTAAGCTTAAAAAATGGATGCTTGACTTTTGGTTGAAGGGTGATCCTCTTTGTAACAAGTTTAGAAGACTTTTTGACCTTTTGTGAGAATTATTATGTGGAGGTTATTGAGACGTGGAGGTCggaatgaaggttgatggggcaGGTTGGTTGTAAAAAAGAAGATCATTAGCTTGGTTATATATTCTGCAAAGGGATTTGTAAATGTTTTCATTTGATTTGGTTGACTATGTGTTAGAATATTTCTTACAATGAAAAATCATCCCACATGCAAATGTTAGACAATTTAATAGAAgttctaaaaaaattattaattgaaattaaaagaaTCTTACTATTTTGTATCAATGAAAAAAATGATAACGGAAAATTAAACTCTTGCGAATTGAATTCTCATACTAAATTGATATTAACTAAATGGTTAGGAGAAATAAAAACACTCACAATTTCTGAACAAACGAGACTCTAAATTTAGCAAGTCAATCATCACTAGCATTCCTTTAGTGTAATGTCTGAATAAGGACGAGCTGACACTCTATATGAATAAGAGACTTGATATAATCCACCAGATGTGCATAAGACGCATAAGGATGAGTATCTTCTTGAATAAACTTTAGAGTTGTTTGAAAGTCAGACACACAAATGAAATTTCTGAAACCATGATTTACAGCAATATCAAGACCATGAGAAATGACTTGAAGCTTGACATTAAGATTAAAGGTGAAACCACAACTTCCTGCAAAACCATTGAACCAATCTCCAAAAGAGTTTTTCAAAAGACCACCAAATTCAGATGACCCTGGATTGCCAATGGAACTACCATTTAAATTGACATTTATCACATTCTTTGGTAAAGTGTAAAAGAGTAATTATTTGGCTAATATTCCAAAGCGAGTGATTGTTGTTATTGAAGGATTCTTCCTTACGAGATGTCCAAATGATCCAACAACAAATGAGAAAGAAAGGGCCATAATTGGAGACCGCATTAATTTTCATCCAATTATATATATCATCCTCATAATAATGAATGTGAGATGGAAAACTGAAATTGTTCCAAACTTGCATGACCTTAACACAATCTCTAAGAGTGTGTAAAATGGTTTCATTAGTTGCACCACATTCATAACAAGAGGCATTTGCGGACATGTGATAAGTGGCTCGTGTGTAGTTTGTAGGTAACTTCCCATGCATGATGATCCAAATAAAATGACGGATATTTTCAAGTAACTTGAGATTCCAAATTCAAGACCAAGTCATTGTCTATATATGAGGCGAATTGGACTCCAAAGTTAACAAAGAATAAGCTCATTTGATACTTAAGGTTCCCAAATAAGAATATCATTTGAGTTGTCATTAGCAAAGACACTGGCCATCTTCAATTTAATGTCCCGCAGAAGATGGGTGGAGATGACGTCAAAATTCCAAGTGTTGGCACAATAATGCCCCCCCTCAAGTGGAAGCTCTTGCTTGACGCAATTCGGAGGGAAGGAGTCAAGCAAAGAACATTTTTTACTTGGGGACTACCTTTAAGGACAACATAccttttgtgagagacacaccacatattcacccaaaaccttaaagtgataggtgagtgggttctcccacttataaatgctcaagtctcCACATTCCTAATCAATGTTGAATTTTCCCACACTACTCACAATTGTAATTCTTTTTTTTAACACAAAGTATCATAATTGCATGCATCAATGATATGTAAGTGTCTATCCTGCTCATCTAACGAATTTTTTTGTCACAAATTCTAccatttgaaatttatttatcatattaaatAGAAATATTCTTCCTACTACTCTCGTGATAAAATCCTTCTTGAGAGTCTCAACTACTTTAACAATAAAACGCCGTGCATAAGATGCtcgataataatatttttttaataggcaaataaatatatttgtaataccccgtattaaattaaatgctctaatgattattaactgacactgaggttttatcaattggtacattagagatacttttggacattaagttagtagtgttaacttaaagatatttttcttatatccttttccttctatttctttctcattttttttGAAACAACACAAGATTCTAGAGAGAAggagtagagagaaggaggagcaagaagagaaagaggaaagcttGGATTTCGATCATTTTCTCCGCCGattcaactcatcttcgacatcaacgactcgtaatcgaggtgggttctagttagaaacttatagatttgattgtggatgagaaatcataagtttggatattagggatttcatagagaaatctaggttttgaacaaattcatcaatgttcatgaataagtgcttataatccataaatatatcatctataggttgtatctatgcttttatatgatctggaacaggttagcggcgcgtacaagggttcgcggcgcgaacaccatgagatttggagaggtttgcttctgccagagggttcgcggcgcgacctagctattgcgcggcgcgaactgaagctttctcAACCAAATTCTTTAGCTTAATGAGATAAACCGtttagaccataacttttgaaccgtaactctgttttaatcgccgttcgaagtggtaggaagctagaagcgtgtactttctagtagtgtggGTTTTGGGAAAaggggagaattatttaatcgagagtcggggAATTGCTTGATTACgtgggttggttttcgttcggaaccatgagaacgttatgcttttaGTATGATGCTtttgtactctataattgttggttgagttctattgcaggtggattggtaaacctttgttatatatatatatatatatatatatatatatatatatatatatatatatatatatatatatatatatatcagagaggtttgaataacttcattgttatgtaaataaaggttaagtgaggaaactaggaattgttaggttatgtagcttaacaaagaaacctaggatgggacattatatggaacatacgtgttggaatcttatgaggaaaggctaacaggcctagtggtttacggaagcgatcaccattgtatgatgtattaatcagaaccgttgtattttctttatttctttatttttcttttgaatgctaacaggaattcttcgtgcagagaggcactgtgcagagaggcacaaataatcttggcaggtttgattcccgcttttgtgtacgaatggaacctacgggtagagacttgtgatggtgtacgggccatgtgaagtgacgattcatggggaaaggctcatgagtccgaatccatttcgtatgtcaagattttccaaaggatccatgactcgtgccacctcctagacgtagaaggggacgggaatatggggatgccttggtattggtttccgattagtaatcttgtgtttgagttgttgaactctaagtatgattccatataatgttagtgtgtgaactcaaggtctagttccttgttGTGACTTGAGATTTATAGGCTAGAACCCTTTTGAGCCGaaaggacccataagatagggaactcactgagatattttatctcaccccattatatattgatttcaggtactacaggttccgcgaagggtaaggagaaagaagtttgatttccttattcttatgcctcttttggatatggcgaagcttctgTTGTGGATTAcattttgtgatcattgttgatctagttcttagtatttacttttgaacatcttgtatgtattatgccgttgttagaactttgtattttgggcattaatatgtataatgtgttgactaggaacttataagtattttcagtaccaaatacttggattcatgtatatgtatatgctttgatgtatgtatatatatatatatatgggtgttacaataTTGAACGAAGACGAAGCATAAGGGGTTCTCCTCCCGATACAAAAGATCACTCCCCACTACTCGAAACAAGTAAGCGGAGAAATGTGCCAAACATGGAAATTACAGTTTTTTGCTATCTTGCCGTTAGAACATAACCACTTCCAAGAGCTAAACATAATTTCTGACATACAATCTAGGAAGCTAAATTTTCCATCCTTGAAAATTATCGCGTTGCGGATCAACCAAATATGCCAACACGTAGCAAGCCAAATAGCTCCAATAATCTTCCTTTTAGCTGTGGAGTGCACCTTATCGGAGATGAAAGGGAAAGTGATGAAATCCACCAACGAGAAATCCGTAATGCAACCTAACCAATTGAACACCTTCAACTAAATCGGTTTCACCACAAGACAACCACCTAAAAGGTAAGCTAAACGCTCCTCTTCCTTCTAACAAAAGACACAATTAATCTCGGAAATATCCAAGATTAAAACATTAAATCTATCatatgcatttatttttatcactCACTATTTATTTCATAATATTTGAACGCATTTATAAAACACACAACTTAATTGACTCCGACATCAAATGTAGagtttatcaaaataaataaataattgatatTTAATAGTCATTTCCCAAGTCAAATGGGATTAGAAGGATCTCTAAACCTTTGACTTTAACTTATATCGTATTTTATTGAATCAATTATTAAGAAAATGTTAATACATTTTAAAATAGCATAACGTAATCGTGCCATCCATGAATATTCTAATAATAATTTCTATTCTTTCGTATGattgttaaatatttttatcttttccATTAAGTAAACTTTTATGGGACGATGAATTTATCCATTCAACACAAGTTATATGTTTGTAaacttatatattttaataacgaGAGAAAAAATGTACAAAAGCATAGTTATATAATTGTATTCTCAACTAGGTTCCTACTACAACTCCTATCTATAATAAGATATTAATATCCggccaaaaaagaaaaaaaaaagaaaattataaaagagaTTGAGGGAAATTGAGTCCAACtaattcaaaaatcaacaaaaccggTAACTAGAAGAGTTGTTCCACTATTTCTATCAAAGTCAAGAGTGATCAAAGCATTTAATTGATTACTAGTGGatgacccgtgcgttcgcacgggtaagtCCGTTCTTAAGGTGGACAATGTATTAATAACGCAATAGTTGAAGTACAAATTTGAGATGAATGTATTCATATGAACTACAAATATTTGATCAATAATTCAAAGTGTTTAAATGTGAATCAAAAATTTAATAGGCAAACTTAAATGTAAATATAATATCATGGTATACATACAAAATGACAATACGAATTTCATAGGTAGAAGTTTTCTTTAATGAGAAAATGATACTTCAGATTTGAAGTAAACTGAAAAGATAAAAAGTATAGTAGTTAGAATTAAAATATACATTGGATGTAGTCATTAATGTTAACAAAATTGgagatatttattttgtttttcagaGAAATTTATCTTAAGAGTGAGAAGGAATACCTTAGTGCTTTCACGGATGAACATTGGAAGTATTATAACGAAGCATAATAGTTGTACATGCAATTGtgataaaacataaaacatagtAAGGGTAGTAATATCCAAAGTTGAGTTGTAATGAATTTAACAAAGACAAAGTATATTTAGAATAATAAGAAAGACAATACCTAAACAACATTCTGAAAACTTCTTTGAAAATCACATTAGTTGTTTCAGATAATGGTGTATTGTCTTTGTCATGGATTAAGATTTTCAAACCATCTTTGCTTTTGACTCTTGA
The Vicia villosa cultivar HV-30 ecotype Madison, WI linkage group LG6, Vvil1.0, whole genome shotgun sequence genome window above contains:
- the LOC131611163 gene encoding uncharacterized protein LOC131611163, with protein sequence MSNIDNIFLCLLLFCVHVAIVSAESNWLSHGGDLLNRRYANEEYKISPKTVHKLRLKWKFFAGQDITATPTIYDGVIYFPSWNGNVYAIKEDDGSLVWEKNLKELTGLNATVFIFNANGTVSRVSPSVAGDLLILGIYGPAVVVGLNRTNGELVWLTRLESHYRSFVTMSGTYYNGSYYVGTSSLEELVAIDKCCTFRGSFVKLDVKTGAILWQTYMLPDNKGKRDQYAGAAIWGSSPSIDVYRKHVYIATGNLYSAPKNILDCQDRQNNQTTPVETDECIEPENHSNSMLALDLDTGDIKWYKQLGGLDVWFIACNNASTPGCPPPGPLPDSDFGEAPVMLTTRVNGTKKDIVVAVQKSGFAWALDRDNGTLQWFKQVGPSGNGGGGIWGASTDEKRVYTNSANSDKDNFQLLPSNKNTTTGGWVAMDSRNGEILWSTANPANSTVSGPVSMANKVLFGGSTDLSGHLYAMNARNGKILWSYATGGSVYGGMSINNGCVYSGHGYNVSAGVFSNYTGGTSLFAFCV